One part of the Tenacibaculum sp. 190130A14a genome encodes these proteins:
- the tpiA gene encoding triose-phosphate isomerase, with protein sequence MRTKIVAGNWKMNKNLGEAKSLIKGLKKELKKVKLDEDTRVIIAPSFVNLRSAVNRTKKSAIEVAAQNVSHEKSGAFTGEVSVDMLSDIEVNSVIVGHSERRTYFNETDTLLAKKVDAVLGKGMEAIFCFGEQLEDRKNNQHFEVVENQIKNALFHLEGNSFSKIVLAYEPVWAIGTGETATPDQAQEMHKFIRSLLKDEYGDEIGEATSILYGGSVKPANAEEIFSKPDVDGGLIGGASLKVNDFIEIVKAI encoded by the coding sequence GTGAGAACCAAGATAGTTGCAGGTAACTGGAAGATGAATAAAAACCTAGGTGAAGCGAAGTCATTAATAAAAGGTTTAAAAAAAGAATTAAAAAAGGTAAAATTAGACGAAGATACAAGAGTGATTATAGCTCCAAGTTTCGTAAATTTAAGATCTGCTGTTAATAGAACAAAAAAGTCTGCGATTGAAGTTGCAGCACAAAATGTATCTCATGAAAAGAGTGGTGCGTTTACAGGAGAGGTCTCTGTGGATATGTTAAGTGATATTGAAGTGAACTCTGTAATTGTTGGTCATTCTGAAAGAAGAACTTATTTTAATGAAACAGATACATTATTAGCTAAAAAGGTTGACGCCGTTTTAGGAAAAGGGATGGAAGCTATTTTCTGCTTTGGAGAGCAATTAGAAGATAGAAAAAACAACCAGCATTTTGAAGTGGTTGAAAACCAAATTAAAAATGCATTGTTCCATTTAGAAGGGAATAGTTTTTCAAAGATCGTTTTGGCATATGAACCCGTTTGGGCTATAGGTACAGGAGAAACTGCTACTCCAGATCAAGCACAAGAAATGCATAAGTTTATTAGAAGTTTACTGAAAGACGAATATGGAGATGAGATTGGAGAAGCAACTTCTATTTTATATGGAGGAAGTGTTAAGCCTGCAAATGCAGAAGAGATATTTTCTAAGCCTGATGTAGATGGAGGTTTAATTGGTGGAGCATCTTTAAAAGTGAATGATTTTATAGAAATAGTAAAGGCAATTTAA
- a CDS encoding TlpA family protein disulfide reductase, with the protein MSRITLLLLFVFMVSCNTEKPTAFPEEALNEKFLTIDESPITFQEILAKYKGKKVMFEVCASWCAECISGIPQVKKLKEENPDVVFVFLSIDKTIPQWKNGIDRFFNIEGDHYYLPSALKGGFAKSLGIEDIPYYTVLNELGIASISNVSESTDPRLAEALKEQ; encoded by the coding sequence ATGAGTAGAATAACATTACTTTTATTGTTCGTTTTTATGGTTTCGTGTAATACAGAAAAACCAACGGCTTTTCCAGAAGAAGCTCTAAATGAAAAGTTTTTAACAATTGATGAAAGTCCAATAACATTTCAGGAAATTCTAGCAAAGTATAAAGGAAAAAAGGTTATGTTTGAGGTTTGTGCATCGTGGTGTGCAGAATGTATATCGGGCATTCCTCAAGTTAAAAAATTGAAAGAAGAAAACCCAGATGTGGTATTTGTCTTTTTATCTATAGATAAAACAATTCCACAATGGAAAAATGGTATAGATCGTTTCTTTAATATTGAAGGAGATCATTACTATTTGCCTTCTGCTTTAAAAGGAGGGTTTGCTAAAAGTTTAGGAATAGAAGATATTCCTTACTATACAGTATTAAATGAATTAGGTATAGCTTCTATATCAAATGTGTCTGAATCTACAGACCCTAGATTAGCAGAAGCTTTAAAAGAACAATAA
- a CDS encoding TlpA disulfide reductase family protein, producing MKNVLFLILIILFCLGCTFETPTSFSEKALRDTFLNLEGKSIQFKDVIESYKGKTVLINVWASWCGDCIEAIPEEKKLKNEFSEVVFLHLSLDRDVESWKNGIERLALEGEHYFMKSGWKGDFGDFLNLNWIPRYLIVNKEGAIQLFKATKPTDQLIRQNLKK from the coding sequence ATGAAAAATGTACTTTTTTTAATTCTGATAATATTGTTTTGTCTAGGATGTACATTTGAAACTCCAACATCATTTTCAGAAAAAGCACTGAGAGATACTTTTTTGAATTTAGAAGGAAAATCTATTCAGTTTAAAGATGTTATAGAGAGTTACAAAGGGAAGACGGTATTAATTAATGTATGGGCATCTTGGTGCGGTGATTGTATAGAAGCAATACCAGAAGAGAAAAAATTGAAGAATGAATTTTCAGAAGTGGTGTTTTTGCATTTATCTTTAGATAGAGATGTTGAAAGTTGGAAAAATGGTATTGAACGACTAGCATTAGAAGGAGAACATTATTTTATGAAATCAGGTTGGAAGGGAGATTTTGGAGATTTTTTAAATTTAAACTGGATACCAAGATACTTGATAGTAAATAAAGAAGGAGCAATTCAGTTATTCAAAGCAACAAAACCTACAGATCAATTAATTAGACAAAACTTAAAAAAATAA
- a CDS encoding TlpA family protein disulfide reductase, translating into MKRIVILLMVCLFTSCTVFQPKNFSENALNENLQTVDREDILLKDILADNTGRKKFIQVYASYCPISQDSFDDVVKFQQKHKDVDYIFLSVDHSYHDWKRGLESLKVKGDHYYIPKKGKGALGQFLKLKTIPRFLVVDKAGNILVFKTSKLTETIQQKIK; encoded by the coding sequence ATGAAAAGAATAGTAATTTTATTAATGGTTTGTTTATTTACAAGCTGTACAGTTTTTCAACCTAAGAATTTTAGCGAAAATGCGTTGAATGAAAACTTACAAACGGTTGACAGAGAAGATATTTTGTTAAAAGATATACTTGCAGATAATACGGGGAGAAAGAAATTTATTCAAGTGTATGCAAGCTATTGTCCAATTAGTCAAGATAGCTTTGATGATGTAGTAAAATTTCAACAGAAGCATAAAGATGTAGATTATATTTTCTTATCTGTAGATCATAGTTATCATGACTGGAAAAGAGGCCTTGAGTCTTTAAAAGTAAAAGGAGATCATTATTATATTCCTAAAAAAGGAAAGGGGGCACTCGGACAATTTTTAAAGTTAAAAACGATTCCTAGATTTTTGGTGGTTGATAAAGCTGGTAATATTTTGGTTTTTAAAACGTCTAAGCTGACAGAAACTATTCAGCAGAAAATAAAATAA
- a CDS encoding ABC transporter permease → MFQYILSKVFYGFLTLFGVVTVIFLLFNILPGDPARMMLDQREDTEQLQNIRRKYGFDKPVFTQYLYYLNDVSPISLHSKDESDYTFLSEEKYSAQRLFTLGDLDLVIKFPYLRESFQKNGKSVSEVIAETLPNTAVLAVVAITIALFLGIVLGIFSALFKDSVFDRIIAVISTLGMSVPSFFSAILFAWFFGFVLHKYTSLEMTGSLYEVDNFGEGVHMQWKNLILPAIVLGIRPLAVVIQLMRNSLLETLSQDYIRTAKAKGLTLFKVIQKHALKNSLNPVITAISGWFASMLAGAVFVEYIFNWNGLGKEIVNSLNTLDLPVIMGSVLVVATLFIIINILVDVIYSWLDPRIRLQ, encoded by the coding sequence ATGTTTCAGTATATATTAAGCAAAGTCTTTTATGGATTTTTAACTCTTTTTGGAGTGGTAACAGTAATTTTTTTACTGTTTAATATTTTACCTGGTGATCCTGCACGAATGATGTTAGACCAAAGAGAAGATACAGAACAACTTCAAAATATTAGAAGGAAATATGGTTTTGATAAGCCTGTATTTACACAGTATTTATATTATTTGAATGATGTATCTCCTATTTCTTTACACAGTAAAGATGAGAGCGATTACACTTTTTTGTCTGAAGAAAAGTATAGTGCACAAAGATTATTTACTTTGGGAGATTTAGATTTGGTTATTAAATTTCCGTATTTAAGAGAGTCTTTTCAAAAAAATGGAAAAAGTGTGTCTGAAGTGATTGCTGAAACATTGCCAAATACGGCCGTTTTAGCGGTTGTTGCTATTACCATAGCACTGTTCTTAGGGATTGTTTTAGGAATTTTTTCTGCGTTGTTTAAAGATTCAGTTTTTGACAGAATTATTGCTGTAATTAGTACCTTAGGAATGAGTGTACCCTCATTTTTTTCTGCTATTTTATTTGCTTGGTTTTTTGGATTTGTTTTACATAAGTATACAAGTTTAGAAATGACAGGAAGTTTGTATGAAGTAGATAATTTTGGTGAAGGAGTTCATATGCAATGGAAAAACTTAATATTACCTGCAATAGTTTTAGGAATCCGTCCGTTAGCAGTAGTAATACAATTAATGCGTAATTCATTGTTAGAAACTTTAAGTCAAGATTATATCCGTACAGCAAAGGCTAAAGGTTTAACCTTGTTTAAAGTAATTCAAAAGCATGCTTTAAAGAATTCTTTAAACCCGGTGATAACAGCAATTTCAGGATGGTTTGCGTCCATGCTTGCAGGAGCAGTTTTTGTTGAGTACATATTTAACTGGAATGGACTTGGGAAGGAAATTGTGAATTCTTTAAATACGCTTGATTTACCAGTTATAATGGGGAGTGTTTTGGTTGTAGCAACGTTGTTTATTATTATAAATATTTTAGTTGATGTAATTTACAGTTGGTTAGATCCTAGAATTAGACTTCAATAA
- the pyrF gene encoding orotidine-5'-phosphate decarboxylase has protein sequence MTTQQLVNEIRKKKSFLCIGLDVDLNKIPQHLLQEEDPIFSFNKAIIDATHHLCVAYKPNTAFYEAYGIKGWKSLEKTINYLNEKHPEIFTIADAKRGDIGNTSTMYAKAFFEDLSFDSVTVAPYMGKDSVEPFLAFEDKHTIMLALTSNQGAFDFQTLTVNNQELYKEVLKTSKTWNNSENLMYVVGATKAEYLAEIRQIIPNNFLLVPGVGAQGGSLTEVCKYGMNDTIGLLINSSRGIIYASTKEDFAKAAAHKAEELQKQMQAIL, from the coding sequence ATGACAACACAACAACTAGTTAACGAAATAAGAAAAAAGAAATCGTTTTTATGCATCGGATTAGATGTGGACTTAAACAAAATCCCACAACACCTATTGCAAGAGGAAGATCCTATTTTTTCTTTTAATAAGGCCATTATTGATGCTACTCATCACTTATGTGTAGCCTACAAACCAAACACAGCTTTTTATGAAGCATATGGGATTAAAGGGTGGAAGTCTTTAGAAAAGACAATTAATTATCTAAACGAAAAGCATCCTGAAATATTTACTATTGCTGATGCAAAACGTGGAGATATTGGTAATACTTCCACCATGTATGCAAAAGCTTTTTTTGAAGACTTATCTTTTGATAGTGTTACTGTTGCTCCTTATATGGGAAAAGATTCTGTTGAACCTTTTTTAGCTTTCGAAGATAAACATACTATTATGTTAGCCTTAACATCAAACCAAGGTGCATTTGACTTCCAAACATTAACTGTAAATAACCAAGAACTATATAAAGAAGTTTTAAAAACTTCAAAAACTTGGAACAACTCTGAAAACTTAATGTATGTTGTGGGAGCAACTAAAGCAGAATATCTTGCTGAGATTAGACAAATCATTCCTAATAACTTTTTATTAGTTCCTGGTGTTGGCGCTCAGGGAGGCAGCTTAACTGAAGTATGTAAATATGGTATGAATGATACTATTGGACTTCTTATCAATTCTTCTCGAGGAATTATTTATGCCTCAACAAAAGAAGATTTCGCCAAAGCAGCTGCTCATAAAGCGGAAGAATTACAAAAACAAATGCAAGCAATTTTATAA
- a CDS encoding RagB/SusD family nutrient uptake outer membrane protein produces MLDKIKILLIVVFIASFASCKEDFLETTPTDAVTPAIALSSVEDMQKVLNGVHRTLYSQSQTVFPGGNTARAGNHYWVPLGDNLAGYLIHSASANNLGWRDEMQWNSHTLPTSLTNEILWYHRYNTILHANYIIEKVNEGSLAATPDLRAVEGQAYTYRAYALLSLVQHYAKGYLIGNPSTDPGVPIILKPQTTGPRATVEEVYTQIGADLDAAITAFASATPRPTGAAKHKSQLNVNVAHGLKARWALSKGDWATAASEAVLARQGFPLMDEAAWKSGFNTNDLSEVIWGSNVIAAETTFFRSYFYLASNTFNGSQIRNNPKIADKRLVDAIPATDYRKDVFIIDAPNTNTSAANGQGGFGNDPNYTSLAAFNARRAEINATYGITTRFNQHPYMHFKLKNKNPGSIDPDDVIYMRTSEMYLIEAEAKAMMNDVPGAQAALRPLGEERDSAFDVTVFNSQASLMDQIKFQRRLELWGEGFGYTDKIRWDEGIDHAANGGSGASAVLYQSAFQVDKPSTNNDWIFKIPQAEIDANPNITPSDQN; encoded by the coding sequence ATGTTAGATAAAATAAAAATATTACTAATTGTAGTTTTTATTGCTTCCTTTGCCTCTTGTAAAGAAGACTTTTTAGAAACTACACCGACGGATGCGGTTACTCCAGCCATTGCGTTATCTTCAGTAGAGGATATGCAAAAAGTATTAAATGGAGTACACAGAACTTTATATTCACAATCACAAACGGTTTTCCCTGGAGGTAATACAGCAAGAGCTGGAAATCACTACTGGGTGCCATTAGGAGATAATTTAGCGGGATATTTAATCCACTCTGCAAGTGCGAATAACTTAGGATGGAGAGATGAGATGCAATGGAACTCTCATACGTTACCAACTTCATTAACAAATGAAATTCTTTGGTATCACCGTTATAACACAATTTTACATGCAAACTATATCATTGAAAAAGTTAATGAAGGTAGTTTAGCTGCAACTCCTGATTTACGTGCTGTTGAAGGACAAGCTTATACATATAGAGCTTATGCTTTATTATCATTAGTCCAGCATTATGCTAAAGGTTATTTAATTGGAAACCCATCAACAGATCCAGGTGTACCAATTATTTTAAAGCCACAAACTACTGGGCCTAGAGCTACTGTAGAAGAGGTGTATACTCAAATTGGTGCTGATCTTGATGCTGCAATTACTGCTTTTGCATCTGCAACTCCAAGACCAACTGGTGCAGCTAAGCACAAGTCTCAATTAAATGTTAATGTAGCACATGGTTTAAAAGCAAGATGGGCATTATCTAAAGGAGATTGGGCTACTGCGGCTTCTGAAGCTGTTTTAGCAAGACAAGGTTTCCCATTAATGGATGAAGCTGCTTGGAAATCTGGATTTAACACAAATGATTTATCAGAAGTTATTTGGGGTAGTAATGTAATTGCTGCAGAAACTACTTTCTTCCGTTCTTATTTCTACTTAGCTAGTAACACTTTTAACGGAAGTCAAATTAGAAACAATCCAAAGATTGCAGATAAAAGATTAGTAGACGCAATTCCTGCTACTGATTATAGAAAGGATGTATTCATTATTGATGCACCAAATACAAATACTTCAGCAGCTAATGGTCAAGGAGGTTTTGGTAATGATCCTAATTATACTAGTTTAGCGGCTTTCAATGCAAGACGTGCTGAAATCAATGCTACATATGGTATTACTACAAGATTTAACCAACACCCATATATGCACTTCAAATTAAAGAACAAGAATCCGGGGTCTATTGATCCAGATGATGTTATTTACATGCGTACTTCTGAAATGTACTTAATCGAAGCTGAAGCAAAGGCTATGATGAATGATGTACCTGGTGCTCAAGCTGCATTAAGACCTCTTGGAGAAGAGAGAGATAGTGCTTTTGATGTAACAGTATTTAATTCTCAAGCTAGCTTAATGGATCAAATTAAGTTCCAAAGACGTTTAGAGTTATGGGGAGAAGGATTTGGATATACAGATAAGATCAGATGGGATGAAGGAATTGACCATGCAGCTAATGGTGGTTCTGGTGCTTCTGCTGTACTTTATCAAAGTGCTTTCCAAGTTGATAAGCCATCAACAAACAATGACTGGATTTTCAAGATTCCACAAGCTGAAATCGATGCCAATCCAAATATTACACCAAGTGATCAAAACTAG
- a CDS encoding TonB-dependent receptor, with amino-acid sequence MNLKNYLSLAVFLLMSISMFAQERTVTGVVSDASGELPGVNVIIKGTSNGVETDFNGKYSIKAKSEDVLVFSFVGMKTVERKVGLSSTINVVMEEDNLLDEVVVVAYGTTTKEAFTGSASVVGAEDLATRNVTSPIAAIEGRATGVQFTSTNGQPGSSPSIVIRGVGTLNGSSDPLFIVDGIQYEGALNTINQEDIASLTILKDAASTSLYGARAANGVVIITTKSGTRGDIKVSASVQGGIVSRANPLYERVTPGQYYEVMWEALKNSAAGGGSASFASANIYNQLGYNPFNVPNDQIVGTDGKINPNAQVIYKSLNWFDAMERTGVRTNYNVNIAGGGEKHRVFFSASYLDEEGYIVKSKFNRLTTRINADFDVNENIKIGGSTNVTISEAVGPSSAGANSIVNPFGFAQGLGSIYPVYVNDQNGNIVRDAAGNPVFDSGEGFAQYNIGSRPTNQGRHALQELLLNDERDRDNTYGFRFFGDFKIMEGLRFRLNYGRDINEGIEKEYENAIIGDAQPDGRYSEERFRRDIQNFTQILTYNKDFGKHNVELTLGHESFNWKFSGNNGLATVQSTAGIFEFENFSNIVDLGGSSSEKSVEGYFSRLNYNFDGKYYLSASFRRDASSVFGPDSRWGNFYSVGASWNVHEEKFMENVSFIDKLKIRASWGEVGNDDLGDFFLYQARFGLNSNAADGAFVLSDLGNLNLKWETIENFDVAAEFTLFDRLLDGSIEYYKRNSSDLLFDVPIPASIGINVQPDNIGDMFNSGWEVALTGHLFKKDDFKWDVTLQASTLKNEITFIPTPFINGSKRWAEGRSRFDFFLFRTAGVDPDNGDQLFYKYEIDAATGESVPVRDANGNIETTNDWQDTERAYTGDSSIPDLLGSISNSLSYKGITLDFLINYGIGGSILDRGYSAMMHSGTFGRAVHPDLLNAWRQPGDITNVPRLENGNTDLVVANSDRFLTDASFWALKNVSIGYEFDQKLLEKYGVDNLRVSLTGENLYLKSKRKGLDPQYNLAGTPAGNDFNPARIISVGLNVSF; translated from the coding sequence ATGAATTTAAAAAACTACTTGTCACTGGCAGTTTTTCTGCTGATGAGCATCTCGATGTTCGCGCAAGAAAGAACCGTTACGGGGGTTGTTAGTGACGCATCTGGGGAGTTACCCGGAGTGAATGTAATTATTAAAGGTACGAGCAATGGAGTCGAAACGGACTTTAATGGAAAGTATTCTATTAAAGCTAAGAGTGAAGATGTTTTGGTCTTTAGCTTCGTAGGAATGAAAACCGTAGAAAGAAAAGTAGGTTTATCTTCAACTATTAATGTTGTTATGGAAGAAGATAACTTATTAGACGAGGTAGTAGTAGTAGCATATGGTACTACAACAAAAGAGGCTTTTACTGGTTCTGCAAGTGTTGTAGGAGCAGAAGACCTTGCTACACGTAATGTAACTTCTCCTATTGCTGCAATTGAAGGTAGAGCAACAGGGGTACAGTTTACTTCTACAAACGGACAACCAGGTTCTTCACCAAGTATTGTTATTCGTGGGGTTGGAACATTAAATGGTAGCTCTGATCCATTATTTATTGTAGATGGTATTCAGTATGAAGGAGCTTTAAATACCATTAACCAAGAGGATATCGCATCTCTTACTATTTTAAAAGACGCAGCATCTACATCTCTTTATGGAGCAAGAGCTGCAAACGGAGTTGTAATTATTACAACTAAAAGTGGTACAAGAGGAGATATTAAAGTAAGTGCTTCTGTTCAAGGAGGTATTGTATCTCGTGCAAATCCATTATATGAAAGAGTTACTCCAGGACAATATTACGAAGTAATGTGGGAGGCTTTAAAGAACTCTGCAGCTGGTGGAGGAAGTGCTAGTTTTGCTTCAGCAAATATTTACAATCAGTTAGGATACAATCCTTTTAATGTTCCTAATGATCAAATCGTTGGAACAGACGGTAAAATTAACCCAAATGCTCAAGTGATCTACAAGTCATTAAATTGGTTTGATGCTATGGAGCGTACTGGAGTTAGAACTAACTACAATGTTAATATTGCAGGTGGTGGAGAGAAGCATAGAGTATTCTTCTCAGCTTCTTACTTAGACGAAGAAGGATATATTGTAAAGTCTAAATTCAACAGACTTACTACACGTATTAACGCTGATTTCGATGTAAATGAAAACATCAAAATTGGAGGTAGTACAAATGTTACTATTTCAGAAGCTGTAGGACCAAGTTCTGCTGGTGCTAACAGTATTGTAAACCCATTTGGATTTGCACAAGGTCTTGGATCTATTTATCCAGTATATGTAAATGATCAAAATGGTAATATCGTAAGAGATGCTGCTGGTAACCCAGTTTTTGATAGTGGAGAAGGATTTGCACAATATAATATTGGATCTAGACCTACAAACCAAGGACGTCACGCATTACAAGAACTTTTATTAAATGATGAAAGAGATAGAGATAATACGTACGGATTTAGATTCTTTGGAGATTTCAAAATCATGGAAGGTTTACGTTTCAGATTAAACTATGGTAGAGATATCAATGAAGGAATCGAAAAAGAGTATGAAAACGCTATTATTGGTGATGCACAGCCAGATGGTAGATATAGTGAAGAAAGATTTAGAAGAGATATTCAAAACTTCACTCAAATCTTAACATATAACAAAGATTTTGGTAAGCACAATGTAGAATTAACATTAGGACACGAAAGTTTTAACTGGAAATTCTCAGGAAACAACGGATTAGCTACAGTACAATCTACTGCTGGAATTTTCGAATTTGAAAACTTTTCAAATATTGTTGATTTAGGAGGTTCTTCTAGCGAAAAATCTGTTGAGGGATATTTCTCAAGATTAAACTATAACTTCGATGGAAAGTACTACTTAAGTGCTTCTTTCAGACGTGATGCTTCTTCTGTATTCGGACCAGACTCTAGATGGGGTAACTTCTACTCTGTAGGTGCTTCTTGGAATGTACACGAAGAGAAGTTTATGGAAAATGTATCATTTATTGATAAACTTAAGATTAGAGCTTCTTGGGGAGAGGTTGGAAACGATGATTTAGGAGACTTCTTCTTATACCAAGCAAGATTCGGACTTAATTCAAATGCTGCTGATGGAGCTTTCGTATTATCTGATTTAGGAAACTTAAATTTAAAGTGGGAAACAATTGAAAACTTCGATGTTGCTGCTGAGTTTACATTATTTGATAGATTATTAGATGGGTCTATAGAATACTATAAGCGTAATTCTTCTGACTTATTATTTGATGTGCCAATTCCTGCAAGTATTGGTATTAATGTACAGCCAGATAACATTGGAGACATGTTTAACTCTGGATGGGAAGTTGCTTTAACAGGACACTTATTCAAGAAAGATGATTTCAAATGGGATGTTACTTTACAAGCGTCTACTCTTAAAAATGAAATTACTTTTATCCCAACTCCATTTATCAATGGTTCTAAAAGATGGGCTGAAGGAAGATCTAGATTTGACTTCTTCTTATTTAGAACTGCTGGTGTAGATCCAGATAATGGAGATCAGTTATTCTATAAGTACGAAATTGATGCTGCTACAGGAGAAAGTGTACCAGTTAGAGATGCAAATGGAAACATTGAAACTACTAACGATTGGCAAGATACTGAGAGAGCATATACAGGAGATTCTTCAATTCCAGATTTATTAGGATCTATTTCTAATAGCTTAAGCTATAAAGGAATTACTTTAGATTTCTTAATTAACTATGGTATCGGAGGTAGTATTTTAGATCGTGGATACTCTGCAATGATGCATAGTGGAACTTTCGGACGTGCTGTTCACCCAGATTTATTAAATGCTTGGAGACAACCAGGAGATATTACTAATGTTCCTAGATTAGAAAATGGTAATACTGATTTAGTAGTTGCTAACTCTGATAGATTCTTAACAGATGCTTCTTTCTGGGCATTAAAGAACGTAAGTATTGGTTACGAGTTTGATCAAAAATTATTAGAAAAGTATGGAGTTGATAACTTAAGAGTATCTCTTACTGGTGAGAACTTATACTTAAAGTCTAAGAGAAAAGGTTTAGATCCACAATATAACTTAGCTGGTACTCCAGCAGGTAATGACTTTAACCCAGCAAGAATTATTTCTGTAGGATTAAATGTTTCATTTTAA
- a CDS encoding helical backbone metal receptor, with amino-acid sequence MLDQLHRKIDIQKTPKKIISLVPSQTELLVDLGLEDQIIGITKFCIHPIHLRKTKTIVGGTKNIKIDKIKELQPDIILCNKEENTKEIVDACEKIAPTHVSDIFTLDDAKELIHQYGEIFAKRTEASKIILKLDFKLNDFKEFIQFKEKKKVAYFIWRKPWMVAANNTFINHLLELNNLQNIYTNKERYPEVELKKIRLEGDPDLVFLSSEPYPFKDEHAFEVGRFTHHAKTVFVDGEMFSWYGSRLLKAFDYFKKLHNRIHR; translated from the coding sequence ATGCTTGATCAATTACACAGAAAAATAGACATACAAAAAACACCTAAAAAAATCATATCTCTGGTTCCAAGTCAAACTGAATTATTGGTTGATTTAGGTTTGGAAGATCAAATTATCGGAATTACTAAATTTTGCATACACCCTATTCACTTAAGAAAGACAAAAACTATTGTTGGAGGTACAAAAAATATTAAGATTGATAAAATCAAAGAACTTCAACCTGATATTATATTATGTAATAAAGAAGAGAACACTAAAGAAATTGTTGACGCTTGTGAAAAAATAGCTCCAACACATGTTTCCGACATATTTACGCTAGATGATGCGAAGGAACTTATTCATCAATATGGCGAAATTTTTGCTAAAAGGACAGAAGCTTCTAAAATTATTTTAAAACTAGATTTTAAACTCAATGACTTTAAAGAATTTATCCAATTTAAAGAAAAAAAGAAAGTAGCTTATTTTATTTGGCGAAAACCATGGATGGTAGCAGCAAACAATACTTTTATAAATCATTTACTTGAACTCAACAATTTACAAAACATATATACTAACAAAGAGCGTTATCCTGAAGTTGAATTAAAAAAAATACGATTAGAGGGTGATCCAGATTTGGTTTTTCTCTCTTCTGAACCTTATCCGTTTAAAGACGAACATGCTTTTGAGGTAGGGCGATTCACCCATCATGCAAAAACTGTATTTGTAGATGGTGAAATGTTTTCTTGGTATGGGAGTAGATTGTTAAAAGCTTTTGATTATTTTAAAAAGTTACATAACAGGATTCACCGTTAA
- a CDS encoding Lacal_2735 family protein: protein MSRISQLHRYRKHLEERYNKLVERANDYKYEDECKSDRSAFKAMKVLEKLNRLKYLDNELTVNPVM, encoded by the coding sequence ATGTCAAGAATTAGTCAATTACATAGGTATAGAAAGCATCTTGAGGAGAGGTATAATAAATTGGTTGAAAGAGCTAATGATTATAAATATGAAGACGAGTGTAAAAGTGATCGTTCTGCATTTAAAGCAATGAAAGTATTGGAGAAACTAAATAGATTAAAATATTTAGATAATGAATTAACGGTGAATCCTGTTATGTAA
- a CDS encoding DUF4197 domain-containing protein: protein MKKIIAFVFVILLTGCAELQKVVNQLPQGGVLTQEQIGAGLRQALDNGIQNQVSRLTAKDGFYRNELVKILLPKELQVVDKGLRKIGLSSLADEGLRAINRTAEDAVKTATPIFVDAVKGITFADAKNILLGEQNAATTYLEGKTSQALYGQFNPVIKNSFSKVGADKIWTDLITKYNSIPFVKKVNPDLTDYVTSEALKGVFTMIAVEEKGIREKVGLRNTDLLRRVFALQDNR, encoded by the coding sequence ATGAAAAAAATTATAGCATTCGTTTTTGTAATTCTGTTAACTGGTTGTGCAGAGTTACAAAAAGTAGTTAATCAATTACCACAAGGAGGAGTTTTAACACAAGAACAAATTGGAGCAGGTTTACGTCAGGCATTAGATAATGGAATTCAAAATCAAGTGTCTAGGTTAACGGCAAAAGACGGTTTTTATAGAAATGAACTTGTAAAAATTTTATTACCTAAAGAATTACAAGTAGTAGATAAAGGACTTAGGAAAATAGGACTTAGTTCTCTAGCAGACGAAGGGTTAAGAGCTATTAATAGAACAGCAGAAGATGCTGTGAAGACTGCAACTCCTATTTTTGTAGATGCGGTAAAAGGGATTACGTTTGCTGATGCCAAGAACATTTTGTTGGGAGAACAAAACGCAGCAACAACTTATTTAGAAGGGAAAACATCACAAGCACTCTATGGACAATTTAATCCTGTTATCAAGAATTCTTTTTCTAAAGTAGGGGCAGATAAGATTTGGACAGATTTAATTACTAAATACAATAGTATACCTTTTGTTAAAAAAGTAAATCCTGATTTAACAGATTATGTTACTTCAGAAGCGTTGAAAGGAGTGTTTACTATGATTGCAGTAGAGGAAAAAGGAATTAGAGAAAAAGTAGGATTACGAAATACAGATTTGTTAAGACGAGTTTTTGCATTACAAGATAATAGATAA